Proteins from one Staphylococcus saprophyticus subsp. saprophyticus ATCC 15305 = NCTC 7292 genomic window:
- a CDS encoding thioredoxin domain-containing protein, whose protein sequence is MTEVKHLTFGSKNAPITIESFINFACPFCKNYFKAADHALTPHIESGEVQHVVKHFDKTKQALLKGTVANIHLNYDKPEETLAIIRQLYDTQDQWKVSFATVEDKMANEFNLTPQKDADERSLAINEETFERGIKGIPTVFINNEKFEFNPLKDEQDKIESLLNEAISKLK, encoded by the coding sequence ATGACAGAAGTTAAACATCTAACATTTGGTTCGAAAAATGCGCCAATAACAATTGAGTCGTTTATCAATTTTGCATGTCCGTTCTGCAAGAACTATTTTAAAGCAGCAGATCATGCACTCACACCTCATATTGAGTCAGGTGAAGTGCAACATGTCGTTAAACATTTTGATAAAACAAAACAAGCATTATTAAAAGGAACAGTTGCAAACATTCATTTAAATTATGACAAGCCTGAAGAAACATTAGCAATTATTCGCCAATTATACGATACACAAGATCAATGGAAAGTAAGTTTTGCCACAGTTGAAGATAAAATGGCAAATGAATTTAATTTAACACCTCAAAAAGATGCAGATGAACGCTCTTTAGCAATCAATGAAGAAACATTTGAACGCGGTATTAAAGGGATACCCACTGTATTTATTAATAACGAAAAATTTGAATTTAACCCCTTAAAAGATGAACAAGATAAAATTGAGTCATTGTTAAATGAAGCTATTTCTAAATTAAAGTAA
- a CDS encoding FMN-binding glutamate synthase family protein: MTILTTLQFIVNIIIVFFLFSVLVMGAVLLFKDKRQKQHSVLRNYPLLARIRYFGEKIGPELRQYLFLADTKGKPFSRNDFTNIVVAGKYNSRMTSFGTQHDYEDGFYIQNTMFPLQTAELHIDQSPMISSFIYKIDNERLFNRDEHRTKVEIDPYYLSDEDQIILGAQLEHPFKIKRLVGQSGMSYGALGSRAITALSKGLGQAGTWMNTGEGGLSEHHLSGNVDIIFQIGPGLFGVRDKAGKFDQQAFIDLSHNQHIKAFEIKLAQGAKTRGGHMQGNKVTEEIASIRKVEPWVTINSPNRFEHIDSLDALLNWVHELQQTGQKPVGFKMVISKVSEVENLVRTMVENQQYPNFITIDGGEGGTGATFQELEDGVGLPLFTALPILTALLEKYGIRDQIKVFASGKLITPDKIAIALGLGADLVNIARGMMISVGCIMSQQCHMNTCPVGVATTDPKREKGLIIDEKKYRVTNFITSLHEGLFNISAAVGVDSPTKITKEHIIIKNKDGGIQSIQDYKLKLIEHA; the protein is encoded by the coding sequence ATGACTATATTAACTACCTTGCAATTTATCGTTAATATTATAATTGTATTCTTTTTATTTAGTGTTCTGGTAATGGGGGCAGTGTTACTTTTTAAAGATAAACGACAAAAGCAACATAGTGTGCTACGCAATTATCCACTACTTGCACGCATACGTTATTTTGGAGAAAAAATTGGGCCTGAATTACGTCAGTATTTATTTTTGGCTGATACCAAAGGTAAACCATTTTCAAGAAATGATTTTACAAATATTGTCGTTGCGGGTAAATATAATTCTAGAATGACAAGTTTTGGAACACAACACGATTATGAAGATGGTTTTTATATACAAAACACGATGTTTCCTTTACAAACAGCTGAGTTACATATCGACCAATCACCTATGATTTCTTCTTTTATTTATAAAATTGATAACGAACGCTTGTTTAACCGTGATGAACATAGAACAAAAGTTGAAATAGATCCTTACTATTTATCAGATGAAGACCAAATTATATTAGGTGCTCAACTTGAGCATCCATTTAAAATAAAACGTTTAGTAGGTCAATCGGGTATGAGTTATGGCGCTTTAGGTAGCCGTGCTATCACTGCCCTTTCAAAAGGGCTGGGTCAAGCTGGTACATGGATGAACACGGGCGAAGGTGGTTTATCGGAACATCATCTATCTGGAAACGTTGATATTATATTTCAAATTGGACCAGGCTTATTTGGTGTTCGTGATAAAGCAGGAAAGTTTGACCAACAAGCTTTTATCGATTTATCCCATAATCAACATATTAAAGCATTTGAAATCAAATTAGCACAAGGCGCCAAAACACGTGGTGGCCACATGCAAGGCAACAAAGTCACAGAAGAAATCGCTTCTATAAGAAAAGTAGAACCTTGGGTGACAATAAACTCACCTAACCGTTTTGAGCATATCGACAGTCTAGATGCCTTATTGAATTGGGTCCATGAATTACAACAAACCGGACAAAAACCTGTTGGCTTTAAAATGGTCATTAGCAAAGTATCTGAAGTAGAAAACCTTGTTCGTACAATGGTTGAAAATCAGCAATATCCTAATTTCATTACCATCGACGGAGGAGAAGGCGGTACTGGTGCAACATTCCAAGAATTAGAAGATGGTGTCGGCTTACCTCTATTTACAGCGCTTCCTATTTTAACAGCATTATTGGAAAAATATGGTATTAGAGATCAAATTAAAGTTTTTGCATCAGGCAAATTGATAACGCCAGATAAGATAGCTATCGCATTAGGACTTGGCGCAGACTTGGTAAACATCGCCCGTGGCATGATGATTAGTGTTGGGTGTATTATGAGCCAACAATGTCATATGAATACTTGTCCAGTAGGTGTGGCAACGACTGATCCTAAACGTGAAAAAGGATTAATCATCGATGAGAAAAAATATCGTGTCACTAATTTTATTACAAGTTTACATGAAGGCTTATTTAATATTTCTGCAGCTGTAGGCGTAGATTCCCCTACAAAAATTACAAAAGAACATATTATCATTAAAAATAAAGATGGTGGTATCCAATCTATACAAGACTATAAATTAAAATTGATTGAACACGCTTAA
- a CDS encoding AbgT family transporter gives MTSNTKHKPTLVDRFLNIVEKVGNKLPDPSILFFLMCLGLAIITWIVSLFHITVKHPGTGDTIAIKSILSKDGLMMILNDAVKNFSEFPALGLVLAVMLGVGVAEKTGYFDKLMVQVVHKAPKKFIVPVIILIGILGNAAGDAAPIVLPPLTAMVFIKLGYHPIAGLAMAYASAIGGFSANIMIGMSDALLYAFTEPATKIVSDNVHVNVAMNWYFIAASVLVLLPAVYWVTMRFVIPRLGSYDDSNSDIQVDDENTGLTTEENRAVFWANISFFIMVALLIILAIPQGSFLRNAKTGSLLNDAPIINGVGLIILVLFLVPGLVYGLMMKEFKNSKDLGKMLADSMSSMGSFIVIVFFAAQLLAFLEWSNLGVIVAVKGAALLQGQNGIILILGIILLSVIINLLIGSASAKWGILASIFIPMLMLVGFHPAFTQMLYRIGDSISNPITPMMPYLPLLLSYAQKYDNNMKLGSLLSSLMPYTIVLSIVWPLFMIIWYLLGWPLGPGGPLQVK, from the coding sequence ATGACTTCAAATACAAAGCATAAACCGACACTCGTAGATAGATTTTTAAATATTGTAGAAAAAGTTGGTAATAAACTACCTGATCCTAGTATTTTATTTTTCTTGATGTGCTTAGGACTTGCTATTATCACATGGATTGTTTCACTATTTCACATCACCGTAAAACACCCTGGTACTGGAGATACAATTGCTATTAAGAGTATTTTAAGTAAAGACGGTCTAATGATGATATTAAATGATGCTGTGAAGAATTTTTCTGAATTCCCAGCTCTAGGTCTCGTATTAGCTGTTATGCTTGGTGTAGGTGTCGCTGAAAAAACAGGTTATTTTGACAAATTAATGGTTCAAGTTGTACATAAAGCACCTAAAAAATTTATCGTTCCAGTCATCATACTTATTGGAATCTTAGGTAATGCAGCTGGTGATGCTGCACCTATCGTTTTACCCCCGTTAACTGCCATGGTATTTATTAAATTGGGATATCACCCTATTGCAGGATTAGCGATGGCATACGCATCAGCCATTGGTGGGTTTTCAGCAAATATCATGATCGGTATGTCAGATGCCTTATTATATGCATTTACTGAACCTGCGACTAAAATTGTTTCTGACAATGTTCATGTCAATGTGGCCATGAATTGGTATTTTATTGCTGCAAGTGTACTTGTTTTACTCCCCGCCGTTTATTGGGTAACTATGCGCTTTGTTATTCCAAGATTAGGTTCATACGACGACTCAAATTCTGATATTCAAGTTGATGATGAAAATACTGGACTGACAACAGAAGAAAATCGCGCTGTATTTTGGGCAAATATAAGTTTTTTCATCATGGTTGCGTTACTTATTATTTTAGCTATACCTCAAGGCAGTTTTTTAAGAAATGCTAAAACAGGTAGCTTACTTAACGATGCCCCTATTATTAATGGCGTTGGGCTAATTATCCTTGTTTTATTCTTAGTACCTGGTTTAGTTTATGGTTTAATGATGAAGGAATTTAAAAACTCTAAAGATTTAGGTAAAATGTTAGCTGATTCTATGTCGTCGATGGGTTCATTTATCGTCATCGTATTTTTTGCAGCACAACTACTAGCATTTTTAGAATGGAGTAATTTAGGCGTTATCGTTGCTGTTAAGGGAGCCGCCTTATTACAAGGTCAAAATGGCATCATACTTATCTTAGGCATTATTTTGTTAAGCGTAATCATCAATTTATTGATTGGTAGCGCTTCTGCCAAATGGGGCATTTTAGCATCTATTTTTATACCTATGCTCATGCTTGTAGGTTTCCATCCTGCTTTCACACAAATGCTTTATCGCATCGGAGATTCAATAAGTAATCCGATTACACCGATGATGCCCTACCTACCACTGTTATTATCATATGCACAAAAATATGATAATAACATGAAGTTAGGCTCATTATTATCGAGTCTAATGCCTTATACAATTGTGTTAAGTATCGTATGGCCTTTATTTATGATTATCTGGTATTTATTAGGTTGGCCATTAGGTCCAGGCGGTCCTTTACAGGTTAAATAA
- a CDS encoding M42 family metallopeptidase codes for MNDSVKLLKSLTDVDGIAGHEMAVKALMNDYLIPVSDEIIEDNLGGIFGKKSATNGDKTLMVAGHLDEVGFIVTKIDNNGFLKFTPIGGWWNQVMLSQKVTITTDEGKKIRGIIGSKPPHVLSPEERKKTIDMKEMFIDIGVKSKKEAEQFGIEIGNMVTPYSEFETLANQKYLTAKAFDNRYGCALAIDVLQNLKNEAIDINLVAGANVQEEVGLRGAKVAANKIKPDLAIAVDVAIAYDTPGMSGQVSDTAIGNGPVVIIMDASNIGHVGFTKHIKDVAKKHNITVQLDTTAGGGTDAGSIHVANEGTPTVSIGVALRYMHSNVSVLHTDDYKNSVALVTEIVKSLNNDVVDQIIW; via the coding sequence ATGAATGATTCAGTAAAATTACTAAAATCACTAACGGATGTCGATGGCATTGCTGGACACGAAATGGCAGTCAAAGCATTAATGAACGATTATTTAATACCCGTAAGCGATGAAATTATCGAAGACAATCTTGGTGGTATTTTTGGTAAAAAATCAGCTACTAATGGAGATAAAACATTAATGGTTGCAGGTCATCTAGACGAAGTTGGTTTTATCGTTACTAAAATTGATAACAATGGTTTCTTAAAATTCACACCCATTGGCGGTTGGTGGAACCAGGTCATGCTTTCGCAAAAGGTAACGATTACAACAGATGAAGGTAAAAAAATCAGAGGTATCATCGGTTCAAAACCCCCTCACGTATTATCACCAGAGGAACGTAAAAAAACAATTGATATGAAAGAAATGTTTATTGATATTGGTGTTAAGAGTAAAAAAGAGGCAGAACAATTTGGCATCGAAATCGGTAATATGGTGACGCCATACAGTGAATTCGAAACATTGGCTAATCAAAAATACTTAACTGCTAAAGCATTTGATAACCGCTATGGCTGTGCACTTGCCATAGATGTATTACAAAATTTAAAGAATGAAGCGATAGATATCAACTTGGTGGCTGGCGCAAATGTACAAGAAGAAGTCGGTCTGCGTGGCGCCAAAGTTGCTGCCAATAAAATCAAACCTGATTTGGCAATTGCCGTTGATGTTGCCATTGCTTATGATACGCCAGGTATGTCAGGCCAAGTCAGTGATACGGCTATTGGTAATGGGCCGGTTGTGATTATTATGGACGCATCCAACATTGGTCATGTTGGTTTCACAAAACATATTAAAGACGTGGCTAAAAAACATAATATTACTGTTCAATTAGATACCACTGCTGGTGGCGGTACTGATGCCGGCAGCATTCATGTCGCTAATGAAGGCACACCAACCGTCTCTATCGGGGTTGCATTGCGTTACATGCATTCTAATGTGTCCGTTTTACACACAGATGATTATAAAAATTCGGTAGCGCTTGTAACTGAGATTGTAAAATCATTAAATAATGATGTTGTCGATCAAATTATCTGGTAA
- a CDS encoding SDR family oxidoreductase, which translates to MGRLNNKIAILTGASTGIGAASAKVLANEGAHVLAVDISEKVHDTVKEINNAGNTASGYIVDVSDAHAVERFAQAIKEKHEKIDVLFNNAGVDNAAGRIHEYPVEVFDKILGVDLRGTFLMTKFLLPLMMDEGGSIINTASFSGLAADLNRSGYNAAKGGVINFTRSTAIEYGRENIRANAISPGTIETPLVDKLTGTAEDEAGKAFRDNQKWVTPLGRLGTPEEVGKLVAFLASDDSSFITGESITIDGGVMAYTWPGEMLSDDSWKNTTK; encoded by the coding sequence ATGGGAAGATTAAATAACAAAATCGCTATTTTGACAGGTGCAAGTACAGGTATTGGTGCTGCCTCAGCAAAAGTATTAGCGAATGAAGGTGCGCATGTATTGGCAGTGGATATTTCAGAAAAAGTGCATGACACTGTCAAAGAAATCAATAATGCAGGCAATACAGCTTCAGGTTATATCGTAGATGTGTCCGATGCGCACGCAGTTGAACGCTTTGCTCAAGCAATTAAAGAAAAGCATGAAAAAATAGATGTGCTCTTTAATAACGCTGGTGTTGATAATGCGGCGGGGCGTATTCATGAATATCCAGTTGAAGTATTCGATAAGATATTAGGTGTTGATTTAAGAGGTACATTTTTAATGACTAAGTTTTTACTACCGCTTATGATGGATGAGGGCGGTTCGATTATCAATACGGCATCATTTTCTGGGTTAGCTGCAGATTTAAATCGTTCAGGTTATAATGCAGCCAAAGGTGGGGTCATTAATTTCACGCGTTCGACTGCGATTGAATATGGTCGTGAAAATATTAGAGCAAATGCTATTTCACCAGGTACGATTGAAACACCACTTGTAGATAAATTAACAGGTACGGCTGAAGATGAAGCGGGTAAAGCATTTAGAGATAATCAAAAATGGGTTACACCATTAGGTAGATTAGGAACACCTGAAGAAGTTGGCAAACTTGTAGCTTTCCTTGCGTCTGATGACAGTTCATTTATAACGGGTGAGTCTATCACAATAGATGGTGGTGTTATGGCGTATACATGGCCAGGAGAAATGTTAAGTGATGATAGTTGGAAAAATACAACGAAATAA